A portion of the Anser cygnoides isolate HZ-2024a breed goose chromosome 29, Taihu_goose_T2T_genome, whole genome shotgun sequence genome contains these proteins:
- the LOC125181879 gene encoding LOW QUALITY PROTEIN: UDP-galactose translocator-like (The sequence of the model RefSeq protein was modified relative to this genomic sequence to represent the inferred CDS: inserted 1 base in 1 codon; deleted 1 base in 1 codon): MAAPGGGGGGGEKPAAATGSRRVKYASLGVLVVQNASLVLSIRYVRTLPGARFLPTTAVVLAEALKGCACVLLLLLQHRGSVRQLLATLQEAGGGRPGDTLRLAVPSLVYTLQNNLQYVAISNLPAATFQVTYQLKILTTALFSVLLLGTSLSRLQWFSLALLFAGVALVQAEQVRPPPGAGAAPRTAGAPQSYLTGLAAVGASCLSSGFAGVYFERLLKTSXGSIWVRNLQLGAVGTAVGLAAMLAAEGRAVAAVGFFHGYSPAVWAVVLNQAAGGLLVAVVVRYADNILKGFATALSILASAAASAHLFGFRPRGAFVAGTAMVLAAVYLYGRPPGRRGGPAAEEEKEEEEGGTEAAGPHEGHGGKSPSKDKGS, translated from the exons AtggcagcgccgggggggggcggcggcggcggcgagaAACCGGCGGCGGCcacag gcTCGCGGCGGGTGAAGTACGCcagcctgggggtgctggtggtgcagaACGCCTCGCTGGTGCTGAGCATCCGCTACGTGCGCACGCTGCCCGGGGCGCGCTTCCTGCCCACCACGGCCGTGGTGCTGGCCGAGGCGCTCAAGGGCTGCGCCTgcgtcctgctgctgctgctgcagcaccgcg GCAGCGTGCGGCAGCTGCTGGCGACGCTgcaggaggcggggggggggcggccgggggacACGCTGCGCCTGGCGGTGCCGTCGCTGGTGTACACGCTGCAGAACAACCTGCAGTACGTCGCCATCTCCAACCTGCCCGCGGCCACCTtccag GTGACGTACCAGCTGAAGATCCTGACCACCGCCCTCTtctcggtgctgctgctggggacgtCGCTGTCGCGCCTGCAGTGGTTCTCGCTGGCGCTGCTCTTCGCGGGGGTGGCCCTGGTGCAGGCCGAGCAGGtgcggccgccgccgggggcgggggcggccccgaggACGGCGGGGGCCCCC CAGAGCTACCTGACGGGGCTGGCGGCCGTGGGGGCCTCGTGCCTGTCGTCGGGCTTCGCCGGCGTCTACTTCGAGCGGCTGCTCAAGACCT GGGGCTCCATCTGGGTGCGCAACCTGCAGCTGGGCGCCGTGGGCACGGCCGTGGGGCTGGCCGCCATGCTGGCCGCCGAGGGCCGCGCCGTGGCCGCCGTGGGCTTCTTCCACGGCTACAGCCCGGCCGTCTGGGCCGTGGTGCTGAACCAGGCGGCCGGCGGGCTGCTGGTGGCCGTGGTGGTGCGCTACGCCGACAACATCCTCAAGGGCTTCGCCACCGCCCTCTCCATCCTggcctccgccgccgcctccgcgcACCTCTTCGGCttccggccccgcggcgccttCGTGGCCGGCACCGCCATGGTGCTGGCCGCCGTCTACCTCTACGGGAGGCCCCCGGGGcgccggggcggccccgcggcggaggaggagaaggaggaggaggagggagggacggAGGCCGCGGGGCCGCACGAGGGACAC